The following nucleotide sequence is from Mesorhizobium sp. J8.
TGCTTCCTGGTCGTGAAGGGAATCGAATACGGCAAGGAAATCCGCGAAGGACTGGCGCCGCTTCTCGGCCTGCCGTTCACTTATGCCGGGCCGGATCCGACCCATGCCGAATTCTTCTTCGGCCTCTATTTCGCGATGACCTCGCTGCATGCGCTGCACCTGATCGGCGGCATCGTCGTCATCGCCGGCATGATCGCGCTCTGGCGGACCGCCGGCCCTGCCAACCGGCTGCGCCGGGTGGTGGCCGTCGGCCTCTACTGGCATTTCGTCGACATCATCTGGGTGTTCATGTTCCCGGTCCTTTATCTGATCAACCGATGAGCGAATTGCGCAAACTCACCTTCGCCTATCTCGGGCTGCTCGCGCTGCTGGCGCTGACGGTCGGCTCATCCTTGATCGATCTCGGCGGTTTCAACGTCGCGCTCAACCTGGCGATCGCCGCTGCGAAGGCTGCCCTGATTGGCCTGCTATTCATGCATCTGACCGGGACGTTGCCTCGGCTTGCTGTTGCGGCCACCGGGCTTTGGCTGATTATCCTATTCGGATTGACTGTGATCGGCCGGTAGCCCGCGCCAGTTTCCAGATCGTGATGGCGTTTCGTTGAATCGCCCTCACGATCTAACTCTTTGTTGGAGCATGATCTTTCTCCGAAAACCGGTTCCCACTTTCGGGGTCATGCTCTAGGCAAACACGCCCAGAAGCCGCCATTCAGTTGCCGGCCAATTGCGGTCGATAGCCACCGATCCCAAGGCCTTTTGTGTATGATCGCGCGTGTGCCGCGTCACGTCATGCCCGATGCCATTTGTGGGTGAAGCGCATCTCCGTTCAAACCCGAGCGTATATGATCGCCCCTGCTCACCGCTCCAGGCAGATCGCCACGCCCTGGCCGCCGCCGATGCAGAGCGAGGCGAGGCCCTTCCGCGCATCACGGCGGATCATCTCGTGAAGCAGCGTCACCACGATGCGGCAGCCGGAGCCGGCCAGCGGATGGCCGAGCGCGATGGCGCCACCGCTCAGGTTGATGATGCCCTCGTTCCAGCCCATCTCTCGGTTGACCGCAATGGCCTGTGCGGCGAAGGCTTCGTTGATTTCCATCACGTCAAGGTCGGCCGCGCGCCAGCCGGCTTTGTCGAGCGCCAGGCGTGAGGCGGCGACGGGACCGAGACCCATGTCCATCGGCTCGACGCCGGCGGAAGCGTAGGACGCGATGCGGGCGAGGGGCGTCAGCCCGAGTTCGGTCATCCGCGCCTCCGACATCACCAGGACCGCGGCGGCGCCGTCGTTGAGGCCGGATGAGTTGCCGGCCGTGATCGTCCCCGCCGCATCGAAGACCGGCCTCAGCCGGCCAAGGCCTTCCATCGTGGTGGTGGGATTGGGGTGCTCGTCGCGCTCGATGACGACATCGCCTTGCCTTGTCTTGATCGACACCGGAACGATCTCGTCGTCGAATCTGCCGGACTGGATGGCGGCGTCCGCCTTTTCCTGTGAACGCAGCGCGAAACGGTCCTGTCCCTCGCGGGTGATCCGGTAGCGCTGCGCCAGCGACTCGGCGGTAACGCCCATATGCACCTGATGGAAGGCGTCCCACAGCCCGTCGGTGATCATGGAATCCTTGACGGTGCGGTCGCCCATGCGGATGCCGGCGCGCACACCGTCGATGAAATGCGGCGCCGAGGTCATCGAATCCTGCCCGCCGGCGATCACGCAATCGGCGTCGCCGCAGCGAATGGCTTGCGCGGCGAGATGGATCGACTTCTGGCCAGCGCCGCACACCTTGTTGACGGTCATTGCGGGAACGCTGACCGGAAGGCCAGCCTTGAGCGCGGCCTGCCGCGCCGGGTTCTGCCCGGCGCCGCCGGTCAGCACTTGGCCCATGATCACCTCGCTGACGGAATCGGGCGCGAGCTGGGTATCGGCAAGCATTGCCTGGATAAGCTGCCCGCCCAGCTCCGCCGCCGACAGGCTGGCGAACGCGCCATTCAGCTTGCCGATGGGCGTGCGCTTGGCGGCAACGATATAAACCGCATCCATTTCCGATCCTCCGCACGTACGATCCACACAGGCGGGATCGCCGCTTGACATTCTGGTTATAACCAATAATCATGAAATGCGTCGGCAGGCAAGGTCGCGGCATCGAGCCCGGCCTGCGTTGCGGGAGGAAATCCATGTCATCCGTGCTTTGGACGCCGGCGCCGGCCGCGTTCCAATCATCCAACCTTGCGCGCTTTTCGATGGCCAACGGCTTCGACTCGCGCGAGTACGAGGCGCTGCATCGCTGGTCGATCGGTGATCCCGGGGCCTTCTGGCGGGCGGTGTGGGATTTCGCCGAGGTCGTCGGCGATCCAGGCGCGATCTCCTTCCTGCGCGACGACAATGCGCCGATGACCGGGAGCCGCTTCCTGCCGGAAGCAAAGCTCAATCTTGCGGAAAACCTGTTGCGTGGCGACGGCGAGAGGGTCGCGGTTATCGAGGCCGACGAGGGCGGCCATTTCCGGACCATTACGCTTGGCGAGCTGCGCCGGCTCGTCGCTAGGACGGCCGACGGCCTGCGCGCGGCCGGTATCGGCAAGGGCGATTGCGTCGGTGGCATCCTGCCCAATCGCGTCGAGGGCCTCGTCGCGCTTCTGGCGACGCTCTCCATCGGTGCCATCTGGTCGTCCTGCTCGCCGGATTTCGGCGCCACCGCGATCGTCGACCGCCTCGGCCAGATTGGCGTCAAGGTGTTGTTCGCCGCGCCGCGTTACCGCTATGCGGGGAAGGAGCACGACATTTCCGGCAGGCTGGCCGAGATCGTCGCCGCGATGCCGACGGTCACGACGCTGGTGCTGACGGGCGAGCCGGGCTTTCGGCCAAACTGCGCGGCGGATTGCATTTCGTTCGACCATTTCGGCGGCGACGCTCCGCTCAGCTTCGAGCGCGCGCCCTTCGACCATCCCGCCTATGTGCTCTACACCTCCGGCACGACAGGCGCGCCGAAGGCGATCGTCCATCGCGCCGGTGGCGTGCTGCTCCAGCATCTGAAGGAGCACCTGCTGCACGGCGATGTTCGCCCCGGCGACGTCATGAGCTGGTACACCAACACCGCCTGGATGATGTATCACTGGTTGATCTCAGGCCTCGCCTGCGGCGCGAGCGTGGTGCTCTATGACGGCGCGCCGATCCTGAAATCGGCCGATGGCCTCGACCCCAGTCCGCTATGGACGATGGCCGAGCGTGCCCGCGTCACGCATTTCGGCACCAGCCCGAAATATCTGGCCACGCTTGCCGCCGAAAATTACGCGCCGGGGCGCCTGCACGACCTTTCGCCGCTGCGCTCGCTGCTGTCGGCCGGCGCGCCGGTTTCTCCAGCGCAGTTCGACTGGGTCTACGAGCATGTGAAGCGCGACATGATCTTCTCCTCCATTTCCGGCGGCACCGAGATCATCGGCTGCTTCCTGCTGGGATCGCCGATCCATCCTGTGCGGCGCGGCGAGCTGACGGTGAAGGGGCTTGGTCTGGCAGTCGCGGTGATGGACGAGCGCAATGCGCCGGTGATCGGCCGCCAGGGCGATCTCGTCTGCACCGAGCCCTTCCCGTCGATGCCGCTGACCTTCTGGGGCAAGGACGGCGACGAGCGCTATCACGCCACCTATTTCGCCGCGCGCCATGAGATCTGGACGCATGGCGACGTGGCTGAGATGACCGCTTACGGCTCCGGCGTCATCCACGGTCGCTCGGACACGACGCTGAAGCCCGGCGGCGTGCGCATTGGCACGGCGGAAATCTATGCCGCCTGCGAAAACTTTGCCGAGATCGAGGATTGCCTGGTCTTCGGCGCGCCGGTCGAAGGCGACGAGGAAATCGTGCTCTGCGTCAAGCTCAATGACGGCTATGCGTTGACCCCAGAGCTTGCCGCGCAAATCCGCGGCGCGATCCGCGAAGGGGCCTCGCCGCGCCATGTGCCGCATCGCATCCATGCGGTGCAGGCGGTGCCCTATACGCTGAACGGGAAACGCGTCGAGGGCGCCGCCCGCACCACGTTCGAAGGCAAGCCGGTCAAGAACATGGCTTCGCTCGCCAATCCGGCATGCCTGGAGGAATACCGCACGCTCGACCGGAGCAAGGCGGCATGAGCCGGCCGACGGGAGCGATCGTCGGCATCGGCGAGCTGAGGCCGCAGCGCCTGACCAGCGGCGTGACGACGCTGGAGATGATCGCCGAGGTCTCGCGCCTGGCAGTGCTCGATGCCGGGCTCGAGCCGGCGGCGATCGATGGGCTGCTGGTCGGGCCGCAGGGCGGCGAGACGCCGCAG
It contains:
- a CDS encoding cytochrome c oxidase subunit 3, which translates into the protein MSGTESIAFDTPQRERRADTFAMWVFIGSEAMLFGAIFLVFLVAHIDFGPAFAAASKRLSLPLGTFNTAVLITSSFTMALAHMLALQRRWRATVWALVATAALGACFLVVKGIEYGKEIREGLAPLLGLPFTYAGPDPTHAEFFFGLYFAMTSLHALHLIGGIVVIAGMIALWRTAGPANRLRRVVAVGLYWHFVDIIWVFMFPVLYLINR
- a CDS encoding cytochrome C oxidase subunit IV family protein, which codes for MSELRKLTFAYLGLLALLALTVGSSLIDLGGFNVALNLAIAAAKAALIGLLFMHLTGTLPRLAVAATGLWLIILFGLTVIGR
- a CDS encoding acetoacetate--CoA ligase; protein product: MSSVLWTPAPAAFQSSNLARFSMANGFDSREYEALHRWSIGDPGAFWRAVWDFAEVVGDPGAISFLRDDNAPMTGSRFLPEAKLNLAENLLRGDGERVAVIEADEGGHFRTITLGELRRLVARTADGLRAAGIGKGDCVGGILPNRVEGLVALLATLSIGAIWSSCSPDFGATAIVDRLGQIGVKVLFAAPRYRYAGKEHDISGRLAEIVAAMPTVTTLVLTGEPGFRPNCAADCISFDHFGGDAPLSFERAPFDHPAYVLYTSGTTGAPKAIVHRAGGVLLQHLKEHLLHGDVRPGDVMSWYTNTAWMMYHWLISGLACGASVVLYDGAPILKSADGLDPSPLWTMAERARVTHFGTSPKYLATLAAENYAPGRLHDLSPLRSLLSAGAPVSPAQFDWVYEHVKRDMIFSSISGGTEIIGCFLLGSPIHPVRRGELTVKGLGLAVAVMDERNAPVIGRQGDLVCTEPFPSMPLTFWGKDGDERYHATYFAARHEIWTHGDVAEMTAYGSGVIHGRSDTTLKPGGVRIGTAEIYAACENFAEIEDCLVFGAPVEGDEEIVLCVKLNDGYALTPELAAQIRGAIREGASPRHVPHRIHAVQAVPYTLNGKRVEGAARTTFEGKPVKNMASLANPACLEEYRTLDRSKAA
- a CDS encoding acetyl-CoA C-acetyltransferase, which gives rise to MDAVYIVAAKRTPIGKLNGAFASLSAAELGGQLIQAMLADTQLAPDSVSEVIMGQVLTGGAGQNPARQAALKAGLPVSVPAMTVNKVCGAGQKSIHLAAQAIRCGDADCVIAGGQDSMTSAPHFIDGVRAGIRMGDRTVKDSMITDGLWDAFHQVHMGVTAESLAQRYRITREGQDRFALRSQEKADAAIQSGRFDDEIVPVSIKTRQGDVVIERDEHPNPTTTMEGLGRLRPVFDAAGTITAGNSSGLNDGAAAVLVMSEARMTELGLTPLARIASYASAGVEPMDMGLGPVAASRLALDKAGWRAADLDVMEINEAFAAQAIAVNREMGWNEGIINLSGGAIALGHPLAGSGCRIVVTLLHEMIRRDARKGLASLCIGGGQGVAICLER